The Lysobacter oculi genomic sequence TCAGCTTGACCCGGCAGCTGCCGAACGCTCCGCCCGGGGTGTGCGCCAGGGCCCGGACCTGGGCCTTGGACAGCGAGGTGGTGTCGAAGAGGTCGTCGCCGAGCGCGCCGAGGATGCCGTTGCGTGCCCACAACACCTCCAGCCCGTGGCGGCGGGCCTCGTCGATCACCGCCGAGGCGGTGGCGTTGATGACGGCGGTGACGCCGCCCGACTGGGCGTAGAGCAGGCGGCCTTGGGGACGGGCTTTCTTCGACATGGGGGTCCGGGGAAAAGGGCGGGATGCGTTAAGCTGCACGGCGTCGTGCCGTGCGCGAGTGTAGCGCCGGCCCCCGAACACCTTCGTCATGGAGCAAGCGATGCGTCTGGTTCTACTCGGCCCCCCCGGTTCCGGCAAAGGCACCCAGGCCGCGCGCCTGAAAGAGCACCTGCAGGTGCCGCACATCTCCACCGGGGACCTGCTGCGCGCGGAAGTTGCCGCCGGCAGCAAGCTGGGGCTGGAGGCGAAGGAGGTGATGGCGCGCGGCGAGCTGGTCAGCGATGCCATCCTGCTGGGGATGCTGGAAGACCGCTTCTCGCGCGATGACACCAGGAACGGGTTCATCCTCGACGGCTACCCGCGCAACCTGGCCCAGGCCGATGCGCTGGGCAACCTGCTGGAGCGCATCGGGCAGAAGTTCGATGCCGCCGTGCAGCTGGATGTGCCGAACGAGTTGCTGGTCGAGCGCATCGCCGGCCGCGCCCAGGCCGAAGGCCGCGCCGACGACTCGCCGGAATCGGTCCGCACCCGCCTCAAGGTCTACGACGACCAGACCGCGCCGGTCATCGAGTACTACCGCAGCCACGGCCAGCTGACCGTGGTCGATGGCGTCGGTTCGCTGGACGAGGTGTTCAGCCGGATCGTGCAGGCGCTGGTGCCGGGCCAGGACGTCGGCTGACCGCTCCGGATAGCCGTCGCCCCACCTGCCTCGGCGGGCAGCGGCGATGGCTTCGCTTCCTGCTACGAATCGCCGCCGCGCGCCGTCCATGGCGCGCTCTGCCCGCCGAGGCAGGCGGGACGCCGGCACGGCACCGTCAACGAGACAGCCCATGAAACTCCACATCCTCGGTATCGCAGGCACCTTCATGGGCGGCGTCGCCGCGCTGGCACGCGAACTCGGCCATGAAGTCGAAGGCAGCGACCAGGCCGTCTACCCGCCGATGTCCACCCAGCTGGAACAGCTCGGCATCGCGCTGAAACAGGGCTACGACCCGGCGCACATCGGCGCCGACTGCGACAGCATCGTCATCGGCAATGCGCTCGCGCGCGGCAACCCGGCGGTCGAGTCGGTGCTCGACGCCGGCCGTGCCTACACCAGCGGCGCCGAATGGCTGCGCGACCACGTGCTGCCCGGCCGCGAGGTGATCGCCGTCGCCGGTACCCACGGCAAGACCACCACCACCACCATCACCACCTTCCTGCTGCAGGCGGCGGGGCGCGAACCGGGCTTCCTGATCGGTGGCGTGGCCGAGGACTTCGGCGTGTCCGCGCGCATCGGCGCGGGTCGCGAGTTCGTGGTCGAAGCCGACGAATACGACACCGCCTTCTTCGACAAGCGCAGCAAGTTCGTCCACTACCGGCCGGCGGTCGCCATCCTCAACAACCTGGAATACGACCACGCCGACATCTTCCCCGACCTCGCCGCCATCGAGCGCCAGTTCCACCACCTGGTGCGCACCGTGCCGCATCGCGGGCGGCTGATCGTCAACGGCGAGGACGACAACCTGAAGCGCGTGCTGGCGATGGGCTGCTGGACGCCGGTCGAGACCTTCGGCATCGGCGACGGCTTCGACTGGTCGGCGCGGCTGGTCAACGCCGATGGCAGCGCCTTCGACGTCCTGCATCGTGGCGAGAAGATCGGCACCGTCGAGTGGCCGATGCTGGGCCGCCACAACGTGATGAACGGGCTGGCCGCGCTCGCCGCCTGCCAGGCGGTGGGGGTGGAGGCGGCTTCGGTCATCCCTGCGCTGCGCGGGTTCCGCAGCGTCAAGCGGCGCATGGAAGTGGTGGATGAAGTGGGCGGCGTCACCGTCTACGACGATTTCGCCCATCACCCGACGGCCATCGAAACCACGCTGGCCGGGCTGCGCGCGAAGGTGGGCGATGCCCGCATCGTGGTGGCGATGGAGCCGCGTTCCAATTCGATGCGGCTCGGCGCACATGCCGAAGCGCTGGCGCCTTCGCTCGACGGCGCCGATGTCGTGGTGTTCCTGGCCCGCCCGGAACTGCCGTGGGATGCGGAGAAGGTGATCGCCGACGTGCGCGGCGAAGCCATCGCCGTCCCCGATGCCGATGCGCTGCTGGCCGCGCTCGGCGCCCGCGTGCGGGCCGGCGACCATGTGGTCTTCATGTCCAACGGCGGCTTCGACGGCGCGCCGCGCCGCTTCGCCAGCCAGCTGCGCGGTTAACGCCGGCGGGTGGTGTCGAGCCGGAGCACGCGGATGCCGTCGTCGCGGGCCGCTTCCTCCAGCCCCTGCTGATCCTGCAGGTCGGCGTGCAGCCGGTCGAAGGCCACGCCGTCATCGTTCACCGGCAGCCACAGCCACAGGATGTCCAGCACCCGGCGGTGGCGCATGCCCTGCACGGTGCCGACCCAGAGCGGCGTGCCGTCGTCCAGCCGCGCCGGCGCCGGCCACAGGCGCAGCACTAGGCGTTCGTCGGGGCGGCTGCCTTCGTGGACCATCAGCAGTGATTCCGGCCGGCCTTCCAGCGCGGCGGGCAGGATCGGGCGGCGGTCGGGCGGCAGGTCGCTTTCGAGCAGGCTGAGCGTGTCCAGCCAGCGCGCCTGCGGCTTGACCCGCCAGCCCTTCACTTCCAGCGCGGTCTGCAGCGGCACCAGCGGGCCGGCCACCTGCAGGCCCAGCGGCCAGCGGATGCGGTCGCCACGCGTGTTGCGGGTGCCGGGCAGCGTGGCCCAGCCGCCGGACTGCCAGGCCTGCAGGCTCAGGGTCTGTTCCGGCGGCGGTGGCGAGAAGCGGGCCAGCAGGTCGTCCGTGTGGCGCGGCGCGTGCCAGAGCGCGGCGGCGACGAACACGCCGTAGAAGGCCATCGCCAGCGGTCGCATCCAGAACGAACGGGCGACATGGCGGCGATAGGCGATGCCGAGCAGCAGCACCCACAGCAGGCCGAAGATCAGGCCGCCGGCGACATCGCTCAGCCAATGCGCGCCGAGGTAGAGGCGGGCGAAGGCGATCAGGCTGACCAGCACCGCGCCGGCCAGGTACGGCCAGACCCGCTTGCGGCCCGGCCATTCGCGCGCGATCAGCACGGCGAAGAAGGCGAAGGTGATCGTCGCCATGGTGATCGTGACCGACGGAAAGCCGAAGCCGTCCGGGGCGGTCGGCGGCCGCGGCATCGACACGAAATGCTTGACCAGCATCGTCGCCAGCCAGCCGGAGACCAGCGCCGCCAGC encodes the following:
- a CDS encoding adenylate kinase — encoded protein: MRLVLLGPPGSGKGTQAARLKEHLQVPHISTGDLLRAEVAAGSKLGLEAKEVMARGELVSDAILLGMLEDRFSRDDTRNGFILDGYPRNLAQADALGNLLERIGQKFDAAVQLDVPNELLVERIAGRAQAEGRADDSPESVRTRLKVYDDQTAPVIEYYRSHGQLTVVDGVGSLDEVFSRIVQALVPGQDVG
- the mpl gene encoding UDP-N-acetylmuramate:L-alanyl-gamma-D-glutamyl-meso-diaminopimelate ligase; protein product: MKLHILGIAGTFMGGVAALARELGHEVEGSDQAVYPPMSTQLEQLGIALKQGYDPAHIGADCDSIVIGNALARGNPAVESVLDAGRAYTSGAEWLRDHVLPGREVIAVAGTHGKTTTTTITTFLLQAAGREPGFLIGGVAEDFGVSARIGAGREFVVEADEYDTAFFDKRSKFVHYRPAVAILNNLEYDHADIFPDLAAIERQFHHLVRTVPHRGRLIVNGEDDNLKRVLAMGCWTPVETFGIGDGFDWSARLVNADGSAFDVLHRGEKIGTVEWPMLGRHNVMNGLAALAACQAVGVEAASVIPALRGFRSVKRRMEVVDEVGGVTVYDDFAHHPTAIETTLAGLRAKVGDARIVVAMEPRSNSMRLGAHAEALAPSLDGADVVVFLARPELPWDAEKVIADVRGEAIAVPDADALLAALGARVRAGDHVVFMSNGGFDGAPRRFASQLRG